Proteins from one Streptomyces sp. NBC_00390 genomic window:
- a CDS encoding Imm7 family immunity protein: protein MYEFHGWFGIAESPEEADAGSLDAGIDELRARIAEIDWATGEVVLNVHNGEFFVLANGLMNRRRDEADDLDALLHHIATRFPGSWGLLYERSPDMDTPPGQGAFRVRVMARGEIQVRLDPFLSPVRPVIED from the coding sequence ATGTACGAGTTCCATGGCTGGTTCGGAATCGCCGAATCACCTGAAGAGGCGGACGCCGGGAGCCTGGACGCGGGCATCGACGAGCTGCGGGCGCGCATCGCGGAGATCGACTGGGCGACCGGTGAGGTCGTACTGAACGTCCACAACGGCGAGTTCTTCGTCCTGGCCAACGGCCTGATGAACCGCCGCCGCGACGAGGCCGACGACCTGGACGCCCTCCTGCACCACATCGCCACCCGTTTCCCGGGCTCCTGGGGCCTGCTCTACGAACGTTCCCCCGACATGGACACTCCCCCGGGGCAGGGCGCGTTCCGCGTCCGCGTGATGGCCCGGGGCGAGATCCAGGTGCGCCTGGACCCGTTCCTCTCCCCCGTCCGGCCGGTCATCGAGGACTGA
- a CDS encoding FAD binding domain-containing protein: MDLNTITEVVRRPSDRPGADWREGDAWLAGGTWLFSAEQPSLRRLIDLTALGWDPLVPSDTGLEIGATCTIRELYAFTPPGDWSAGALFAESCEAFLSSFKVWNAATVGGNICMSLPAGPMITLTVALEAEYELWAQDGSARIVDALDFVTGDNRNILAPGEVLRRIDIPARALRKRAAHRRFTLTRLGRSTVFLIGTRTPGENDLLLTVTAGTTRPVRIAFATMPDARTLQQSIEAVPADVWFADPNGTPGHRRDLTKHFAEEIRRELTAGGVA; this comes from the coding sequence ATGGACCTCAACACCATCACCGAAGTCGTTCGACGACCGTCCGACCGGCCCGGTGCGGACTGGCGCGAAGGCGACGCCTGGCTCGCAGGCGGTACGTGGCTGTTTTCCGCGGAGCAGCCGAGCCTTCGGCGCCTGATCGACCTGACGGCGCTGGGCTGGGATCCCCTCGTCCCGAGCGACACGGGCCTCGAAATCGGCGCAACGTGCACCATCCGCGAACTGTACGCCTTTACGCCGCCTGGCGATTGGAGCGCGGGCGCTCTCTTCGCGGAAAGCTGCGAGGCGTTCCTCTCCTCGTTCAAGGTCTGGAACGCGGCGACCGTCGGCGGCAACATCTGCATGTCGTTGCCTGCCGGCCCGATGATCACGCTGACGGTCGCACTCGAGGCAGAATACGAACTGTGGGCTCAGGACGGGTCCGCGCGCATCGTCGATGCCCTCGACTTCGTGACCGGCGACAACCGGAACATCCTTGCTCCCGGGGAAGTCCTGCGACGCATCGACATTCCGGCGCGCGCCCTGAGGAAACGCGCCGCGCACCGCCGCTTCACACTGACCCGCCTCGGCCGTTCGACGGTATTCCTCATCGGTACCCGAACGCCAGGAGAGAACGACCTGCTGCTCACCGTCACAGCCGGCACGACACGGCCTGTGCGCATTGCTTTCGCCACCATGCCCGATGCCCGGACCCTGCAGCAGAGCATCGAGGCCGTCCCCGCCGACGTCTGGTTCGCCGATCCCAACGGGACCCCCGGCCACCGTCGCGATCTGACAAAGCACTTCGCCGAAGAGATTCGTCGCGAACTCACGGCAGGGGGCGTGGCATGA